TGTCGCAGGAGGAACAACTCTAAAATTTTCAAAAGATTGCTCGGCCCACTTTAAAAATTCATAACGTTCATGGTTTCGTTCAAATTCTTTTTGAGCATTTAAGATAAGAGCAAGCTCATTGCCTTGAGCGTCCACTTGCACAGAGTGGTCAATCACTAAATCTACTGGAATTTCTGGATTGATTAATTTGGGATTTTTTCCTAATTTAACCATCGCATCTCGCATAGCTGCCAAATCAACAATAGCAGGAACTCCTGTGAAATCTTGTAAAACTACACGACTTGGTAAAAATACTGTTTCTTTTCCACTAATTCCTTTTAGATAATCTAAAAGAGATTGGATATGATTTTGATTGATAGTTGTATCATTTTTCTGTCTTAGTAAACTTTCCAACAACATTCTCAGACTATAGGGCAATTTTTCAATCCCTTCAAGTTCAGAAATATCATAGTAGCAGTAAGTTTTGTCATCGATTATTAAATTTTTCATCTTTCCTCCATTTTTAAATAATTTTTCGATTCTAAGACACTTTCATAGGCTGGGCGGATAATTTTATTCATATTGATGAGTTCTTCAATGCGATGCGCTACCCAGCCGACAATTCTAGCAATGGCAAATAAAGGAGTAAATAATTCTTGCGGGATTCCTAATATTTCGTAGACAAATCCAGAATAGAAATCAATGTTGGGTGAAATTGTTTTATAGGTTTTTCTATTTTCTGCTATTACTTGTGGAGCAAGAGTTGCTATTTTTTCATAAAGTTTAAATTCTTTTTCTAATCCTTTTTCTTTGACCAAACGTGCAACATAGGTTTTGAAGACTTCAAAGCGTGGATCGCTCACGGTATAAATTGCATGACCAATGCCATAGATAAGTCCTTGTTGGTCAAACACTTCTTTATTTAAAATACGCTGTAAATATTTTTTTATTTCTACATCATTATTGAAGTCCGAGATGTTTTCTTTAATATTTTCTAGCATTTTAGCTGCTTTGATATTTGCCCCACCATGCTTTGGGCCTTTTAAACTGGATAAGGCAGCCGCAATGGTAGCATAAGTATCTGTTCCACTCGAAGTGACAACGTGCGTTGTAAAAGTTGAATTGTTACCTCCACCATGTTCCATGTGTAGAATTAAGGCAATGTCTAGCGCCTTTGCCTCAGTATCTGTATAATGGCAATCAGGTCTAAGCATCCGTAATATATTCTCAGCTGTTGTTAATTTAGCATCTGGATAATGGATGTAGAGGCTTTCCTTTTTAAAATAATGGATGTATGATTGATAACTATAAATTGCAAGTAAAGGAAAATCAGCGATGAGATCAAGTGATTGTTTTAAAACATTTTCAATCGAAATATCACCTGATTTTTCATCATAGCTAGCTAGTGCAAGAAGGCAACGACTCATCGAATTTATCACGTCACTTGAGGGATTGGTCAAAATCGTTTCGCGAACAAAGGTTTCTGGTAAAGTTCTTCGACTCGCTAACAGCGTCTGGAATTCTTCAAGCTCGCTTGCTGTGGGTAGCTCACCAAATAATAAAAGATAGGTCATTTCTTCAAAGCCAAATCGATTTTCTTTGCGGAGATCACTAACTATATCTTTAATATTGTATGCACGATACTCCAAAATTCCGGGAATTTGGTTTCCTTCTTTATCGAAAGAATGTATCGCAGAAATATTAGTTAAACCTGCTAAAACTCCTCTTCCGTTAACATCTCGCAACCCTTTTTTGACACTGTACATTTTATAAAATTCACTGGGAATTTGTGAATTTTTAATCATCTTTTCTTCTTGTTTAGCTAATAAATTCATAAATACCTCCATCTATTTCATTATTATACACTTTTTGTTTCTAAAATTCTATACTTTCTGAAAATTTAAATTGTTTTTGGACAAATTAAAAACCTATCAGTTTGATAGGTTTTTAATTTACTTAGTTAATTTCAATCAGTAGGTCTTGAGTTTGGATAGATTCACCTTTGATGACATGAATTTTTACAATTTCACAATCAAAAGGAGCTTCAAGCGTTGTTTCCATCTTCATGGCTTCAGTGACCATTAGAGCTTGACCTTTTTGAACTTTATCACCAGATTTTACAAGAACTTCCAGAACTGATCCAGGCATTGTGGCTCCAATATGATTTGGATTTCCTGTTTCAGCCTTACGTTTAGCAACGACTTGGGTTTGTACCGATTTGTCATTGATAACAACTTCTCGTCTTTGACCGTTGAGGTTGAAGAAAAGAACACGATTTCCTGCCAAGTCAGGCTCTCCAATTTCATCAAGTCGAATGCTTAGTGTTTTCCCTTTTTCAATCTGTACTTCGATTTTCTCGTTAAGTCGCATTCCATGAAGGAAGGTTGGAGTATCAATCAAAGTTACTGCACCAAATTCTTGTTGCATTTTTTGATAATCAAGAAAAACTTGTGGATACATCAAATAACTGATGACTTCGTGGTCGCCTGGTTGGTAGCCAATTTTTTTAGCTAATTCTGTTTTGACTTCTTCAAAATCAACTGGTTCAGCGTATAAACCTGGTCTGTCTGTAAGGATTGATTTATCTTTGACAATAATTTTTTGCAAACGTTCTGGGAAGCCACCTTCTGGTTGTCCCAAATCTCCTCGGAAGAAAGATACGACAGACTCTGGGAAGTTTAGTTCGGTGCCACGTTCGTAGACATCTTCTTCTGTCAAATCATTTTGAATCATAAAGAGGGCCATATCCCCAACTACTTTTGATGAAGGGGTAACTTTTATGATATCTCCGAACATCATATTTACTTTAGAATACATCTGTTTGATTTCATCAAAGCGATGTCCAAGACCAACAGCAGCTGCTTGAGCTTTCAAGTTGGTATATTGGCCACCAGGCATCTCATGTGTGTAAACTTCTGTCTGTGGACTGGTAATACCAGCTTCAAATGGCGCATAATATTTACGAACATCTTCCCAATAATGGTCAATTTGCTCAGCATTTTTCACATTTATTGCTGCGTGACGTGGTCCATGCTCCAATGCATAATAAATAGATTGCATTGACGGCTGTGATGTTCCTCCAGCTAAACTAGCAGTTGCAACGTCAATGATATCAACACCGGCTTGAGTCGCTCCTGAGTAAGTAATAATCCCATTTCCAGAAGTATCGTGAGTGTGCAAGTGAATTGGCAAATCAACCGTATCTTTCAATTCTGAAATTAAGCGATAAGCAGCCTGAGGTTTTAAAACTCCTGCCATATCCTTCACTGCTAAGATGTGTGCTCCCGTTGCTTCGAGTTCTTTCGCCAAATCTTTATAATATTTCAAATTATATTTTGGACGACTCAGATCAAGGATATCTCCTGTATAGCAAATGGTTGCTTCTGCAATTTTACCATTATCACGAACAGCTTGGATTGATTTTTCCATTTGTGGCAACCAGTTAAGGCTGTCAAAGATACGGAAAACGTCTATTCCTTCACGCGCTGCTACGCGAATAAATTCTTCGATGACATTATCAGGATAGTTTTGATAACCAACTGCATTAGAACCACGGAAAAGCATTTGGAACATCGTATTTGGCATGAGTTTACGCAGTTTACGCAGACGATACCATGGACTTTCATTTAGGAAACGATAAGCAACGTCAAAGGTTGCTCCGCCCCACATTTCAGCTGAAAAGAGTTCTGGAAGCCCTTGATCAATAGCTTGCGCAATTCCCTTCATATCTTGCAAGCGTAAACGTGTAGCTAGAAGAGATTGGTGCGCATCACGCAAGGTTGTATCTGTCAACAAGACTTCTTTAGTATTTTTGACAAATTCTACAACGGCATCCGCACCTTCTTCATCTAAGATATTTTTAGCAGTTCTTTTCTTTTCAATACTTAATTG
The DNA window shown above is from Lactococcus sp. S-13 and carries:
- a CDS encoding citrate/2-methylcitrate synthase, whose protein sequence is MNLLAKQEEKMIKNSQIPSEFYKMYSVKKGLRDVNGRGVLAGLTNISAIHSFDKEGNQIPGILEYRAYNIKDIVSDLRKENRFGFEEMTYLLLFGELPTASELEEFQTLLASRRTLPETFVRETILTNPSSDVINSMSRCLLALASYDEKSGDISIENVLKQSLDLIADFPLLAIYSYQSYIHYFKKESLYIHYPDAKLTTAENILRMLRPDCHYTDTEAKALDIALILHMEHGGGNNSTFTTHVVTSSGTDTYATIAAALSSLKGPKHGGANIKAAKMLENIKENISDFNNDVEIKKYLQRILNKEVFDQQGLIYGIGHAIYTVSDPRFEVFKTYVARLVKEKGLEKEFKLYEKIATLAPQVIAENRKTYKTISPNIDFYSGFVYEILGIPQELFTPLFAIARIVGWVAHRIEELINMNKIIRPAYESVLESKNYLKMEER
- a CDS encoding pyruvate carboxylase produces the protein MKKLLVANRGEIAVRVFRACNELGLSTVAVYASEDEYSVHRFKADESYLIGHGKKPIDAYLDIDDIIRVALESGADAIHPGYGLLSENLEFATKVRAAGLVFVGPDLHHLDIFGDKIKAKAAADAAQVPGIPGTNGAVDIEGALEFAKTYGYPVMIKAALGGGGRGMRVARNDDEMRDGYARAKSEAIGAFGSGEIYVEKYIENPKHIEVQILGDSHGNIVHLYERDCSVQRRNQKVIEIAPAVGLSKAFRNEICEAAVKLCKNVGYINAGTVEFLVKDDKFYFIEVNPRVQVEHTITELITGVDIVQAQILIAQGKDLHTEIGIPAQNEIPLLGSAIQCRITTEDPENGFLPDTGKIDTYRSPGGFGIRLDVGNAYAGYEVTPYFDSLLVKVCTFANEFSDSVRKMDRVLHEFRIRGVKTNIPFLINVITNENFTSGQATTTFIDNTPSLFNFPRLRDRGTKTLHYLSTITVNGFPGIENTEKRHFEEPRQPQLSIEKKRTAKNILDEEGADAVVEFVKNTKEVLLTDTTLRDAHQSLLATRLRLQDMKGIAQAIDQGLPELFSAEMWGGATFDVAYRFLNESPWYRLRKLRKLMPNTMFQMLFRGSNAVGYQNYPDNVIEEFIRVAAREGIDVFRIFDSLNWLPQMEKSIQAVRDNGKIAEATICYTGDILDLSRPKYNLKYYKDLAKELEATGAHILAVKDMAGVLKPQAAYRLISELKDTVDLPIHLHTHDTSGNGIITYSGATQAGVDIIDVATASLAGGTSQPSMQSIYYALEHGPRHAAINVKNAEQIDHYWEDVRKYYAPFEAGITSPQTEVYTHEMPGGQYTNLKAQAAAVGLGHRFDEIKQMYSKVNMMFGDIIKVTPSSKVVGDMALFMIQNDLTEEDVYERGTELNFPESVVSFFRGDLGQPEGGFPERLQKIIVKDKSILTDRPGLYAEPVDFEEVKTELAKKIGYQPGDHEVISYLMYPQVFLDYQKMQQEFGAVTLIDTPTFLHGMRLNEKIEVQIEKGKTLSIRLDEIGEPDLAGNRVLFFNLNGQRREVVINDKSVQTQVVAKRKAETGNPNHIGATMPGSVLEVLVKSGDKVQKGQALMVTEAMKMETTLEAPFDCEIVKIHVIKGESIQTQDLLIEIN